From one Sphingomonas sp. BT-65 genomic stretch:
- a CDS encoding 2-dehydro-3-deoxygalactonokinase, with amino-acid sequence MAAAGRFIAGDWGSSFMRLYLCETGAPARILETASGLGIKFCDNPEAAFFDVAGAWIDRDGPLPVVLAGMVGSNIGWVDCPYAPCPAGLDDLAARMTRFEVRGVPVAIVPGLSCTNIFGLPDVMRGEEAQVFGWLAQAGAGGRRTLCLPGTHAKWCSVTDARVTRFFTSMTGEMFEILVAHSLVGRDMTPGTAIEAGDPAFVRGVEIAVSDPRLAVEHAIFSARSLRVTGSLSPQAARPYLSGLLIGCEIRDALAALAAAGEPVDHVTLIGAPALSLLYAAVLDRLGVVHAMADVHAASLAGLAALAGHTQPVSA; translated from the coding sequence GTGGCAGCAGCAGGGCGTTTCATCGCGGGCGACTGGGGCTCCAGCTTCATGCGTCTGTACCTCTGCGAGACCGGCGCGCCCGCACGGATTCTCGAAACCGCCAGCGGGCTGGGCATCAAATTCTGCGACAATCCTGAAGCGGCGTTTTTCGATGTCGCGGGTGCATGGATCGATCGCGATGGTCCATTGCCGGTCGTGCTGGCCGGGATGGTGGGATCGAACATCGGCTGGGTCGATTGCCCCTATGCGCCGTGCCCGGCGGGCCTCGACGACCTTGCGGCGCGAATGACGCGCTTCGAGGTGCGAGGGGTGCCGGTGGCGATCGTGCCGGGGCTGTCCTGCACCAACATCTTCGGCCTGCCGGACGTGATGCGCGGCGAGGAGGCGCAGGTCTTCGGGTGGCTGGCGCAGGCCGGGGCAGGGGGGCGCCGGACGCTGTGCCTGCCCGGCACTCATGCCAAGTGGTGCAGCGTCACGGACGCGCGCGTCACGCGCTTCTTCACCAGCATGACCGGCGAGATGTTCGAGATCCTCGTCGCGCACAGCCTGGTCGGCCGCGACATGACGCCGGGGACTGCAATCGAGGCAGGCGACCCCGCCTTCGTTCGCGGCGTCGAGATCGCCGTGTCGGACCCGCGGCTCGCAGTCGAGCACGCCATCTTTTCCGCGCGCAGCCTGCGCGTCACCGGATCGCTATCGCCTCAAGCCGCGCGTCCCTATCTATCCGGTCTGCTAATCGGCTGCGAGATACGCGACGCCCTCGCCGCACTGGCGGCAGCGGGCGAGCCCGTGGATCATGTCACCCTGATTGGCGCTCCGGCACTCTCACTGCTCTATGCGGCCGTGCTCGATCGCCTCGGGGTTGTCCACGCGATGGCGGACGTCCATGCAGCCAGCCTGGCGGGACTTGCCGCGCTGGCCGGACATACGCAACCGGTGTCGGCATGA
- a CDS encoding MFS transporter, whose product MSAGAKPGSKVRWAILALLFFSTVLNYVDRQTLSILATTIQADLGIDDIGYAHVVQLFLIAYTLAYFVVGWITDRLDSKLALALFVGWWSIANMVTGLVHSAGQLGAARFALGLGEAGNYVAAPKAVSEHYAPHERGFAVGVYTAGAMVGATIAPPLIGWLALSYGWRTAFVATGALGFVWMAAWLVLRHGQPSQTAVGAAAEKPSIGAILSDKSVWGLALARTITDPVWYFYLFWFPKYLGDARGLPLAAIAATAWLVYLAADIGSVGGGLLSGRFVRRGAAPIASRLRVMGMGACLAPLGALIAFQPSLPVTYGLAALVALSHMMFLGNLTTLAVDRFPQARVATIFGLIAAGSGIGGIISTQLVGAFAATRDYGTVFLVMAALHPIGWLIARATAGKPVEARQ is encoded by the coding sequence ATGAGCGCTGGCGCCAAGCCAGGTTCGAAGGTGCGCTGGGCGATTCTCGCGCTGCTCTTCTTCTCGACCGTCCTCAACTATGTTGATCGCCAGACGCTCTCGATCCTGGCGACCACGATCCAGGCTGACCTTGGGATCGACGACATCGGCTACGCGCATGTCGTCCAGCTCTTCCTGATCGCCTATACGCTCGCCTATTTCGTCGTCGGATGGATCACCGACCGGCTCGATTCGAAGCTCGCATTGGCGCTGTTCGTCGGCTGGTGGTCGATTGCCAATATGGTGACGGGGCTGGTCCATAGCGCCGGCCAGCTCGGCGCGGCGCGCTTCGCGCTCGGGCTTGGCGAGGCGGGCAACTACGTCGCCGCGCCCAAGGCAGTCTCCGAACATTATGCGCCGCACGAACGCGGCTTCGCGGTCGGCGTCTATACCGCCGGGGCAATGGTGGGCGCGACCATCGCGCCGCCGCTGATCGGCTGGCTCGCGCTCAGCTATGGCTGGCGCACGGCGTTCGTGGCGACCGGTGCGCTGGGATTCGTGTGGATGGCGGCGTGGCTGGTGCTGCGCCATGGCCAGCCGAGCCAGACGGCCGTCGGCGCAGCGGCCGAGAAACCTTCGATTGGGGCGATCCTCAGCGACAAGTCGGTCTGGGGTCTCGCGCTCGCGCGGACGATCACCGATCCGGTCTGGTATTTCTACCTGTTCTGGTTCCCCAAATATCTGGGAGACGCGCGCGGGCTTCCGCTCGCTGCGATCGCCGCGACGGCCTGGCTCGTCTATCTCGCCGCGGATATCGGGAGCGTGGGCGGTGGGCTGCTGTCGGGCCGATTCGTCCGCCGTGGCGCGGCGCCGATCGCGTCGCGCCTCAGGGTGATGGGGATGGGCGCCTGCCTGGCGCCGCTGGGGGCGCTGATCGCATTCCAGCCTTCGCTTCCGGTTACCTACGGGCTCGCCGCGTTGGTGGCGCTGTCGCATATGATGTTCCTCGGTAACCTGACCACGCTCGCGGTCGATCGTTTCCCTCAGGCGCGGGTGGCGACGATCTTCGGGCTGATCGCCGCCGGCAGCGGGATCGGCGGCATTATCTCGACCCAGCTCGTCGGCGCTTTCGCCGCGACGCGCGACTATGGCACCGTCTTTCTGGTGATGGCGGCGTTGCACCCGATCGGCTGGCTGATCGCGCGCGCGACTGCAGGCAAACCGGTGGAGGCACGCCAGTGA
- a CDS encoding IclR family transcriptional regulator, with protein MRPKPNAQPNQSLIDGIATLQALAVSPEPIGNRELARKLGFNPTRVNRLLKTLAYLGIARQTANRKYTAGPGMHVLAAQSLFASRFVQNAMPALEELRRFGLTIAMGVLWNHDVSYLFHAPPGMETAQALGRIGLLPASENGIGVALLAGFDDAHVVELYEGEDVPGYPRGVNDLLNTLAETRAQGYARVRVGENQDRHTIAIGVSDPAFAAIGMSGWIPEEATPEIVTALREAAAKIAE; from the coding sequence GTGCGGCCCAAACCTAACGCCCAACCCAACCAGAGCCTTATCGACGGCATTGCCACGCTCCAGGCGCTGGCCGTCTCACCGGAGCCGATCGGGAATCGCGAGCTTGCCCGCAAGCTCGGCTTCAACCCCACTCGCGTCAACCGGCTGCTCAAGACGCTCGCCTATCTGGGGATCGCGCGGCAGACCGCGAACCGCAAATACACCGCGGGTCCTGGCATGCATGTGCTTGCGGCACAAAGCCTTTTCGCATCGCGCTTCGTGCAGAACGCCATGCCCGCGCTCGAGGAGCTGCGGCGCTTCGGACTCACCATTGCAATGGGCGTATTGTGGAACCACGATGTGAGCTACCTGTTCCACGCGCCGCCAGGGATGGAGACGGCGCAGGCGCTTGGCCGCATCGGCCTGCTTCCGGCAAGCGAGAACGGCATTGGCGTCGCCCTGCTTGCGGGGTTCGACGACGCGCACGTCGTCGAGCTCTACGAAGGCGAGGACGTCCCGGGCTATCCGCGCGGGGTAAACGACCTGCTCAACACCCTCGCCGAGACGCGCGCGCAAGGATATGCGCGCGTTCGCGTCGGCGAGAACCAGGACCGGCACACCATTGCGATCGGCGTCTCCGATCCAGCTTTCGCGGCGATCGGCATGTCGGGATGGATTCCAGAGGAAGCCACGCCCGAAATCGTCACCGCCTTGCGCGAGGCAGCCGCCAAGATCGCCGAATGA
- a CDS encoding LytTR family DNA-binding domain-containing protein: MRDFAVLPVPRWAERFWAEVGLAVACGFLLALWGPFHTYQSEPLQRLGFWIGLCAVWCVLMMVVEALVDRSPLARHLSWSQRLAVKLMLATFPMLLAVAPAIQALFHVTPAWHKVLHLYPKTLLVGAGMTLVSIAMIGRRPRIHRFVTDAEVPVAEPRIAEPVVDALQERLPLHLRGPILCLQMEDHYVRIHTARGSAMVLMRMGDAVAALGERGLRVHRSWWVAHAAVKAGGRAGRTLRIELHNGLTVPVSKPYSQTVRETFGH, translated from the coding sequence ATGCGTGATTTCGCGGTTTTGCCAGTGCCCCGATGGGCCGAGCGTTTCTGGGCCGAGGTGGGACTCGCCGTCGCCTGCGGCTTCCTGCTCGCTCTATGGGGCCCGTTCCATACCTATCAGAGCGAACCGCTGCAGCGCCTCGGCTTCTGGATCGGTCTTTGTGCGGTTTGGTGCGTATTGATGATGGTCGTGGAGGCGTTGGTCGACCGCAGCCCGCTCGCCCGGCATCTCTCCTGGTCGCAACGGCTGGCGGTGAAGCTGATGCTTGCCACGTTTCCGATGCTGCTGGCGGTCGCCCCGGCCATCCAGGCGCTGTTCCACGTCACGCCTGCCTGGCACAAGGTCCTGCACCTCTATCCCAAGACGCTGCTGGTCGGGGCCGGCATGACGCTCGTCTCGATCGCAATGATCGGGCGGCGGCCGCGCATCCACCGTTTCGTCACGGATGCGGAGGTGCCCGTCGCCGAGCCGCGCATCGCGGAGCCGGTCGTCGACGCGCTGCAGGAGCGGCTGCCCCTGCATCTGCGCGGGCCGATCCTCTGCCTGCAGATGGAGGACCATTATGTTCGCATCCATACCGCCCGTGGTTCGGCGATGGTGTTGATGCGCATGGGCGATGCCGTGGCGGCGTTGGGGGAACGGGGGCTGCGGGTCCACCGGTCCTGGTGGGTCGCGCATGCCGCGGTAAAGGCCGGCGGCCGCGCGGGCAGGACATTGCGGATTGAGCTGCACAACGGGCTGACCGTCCCGGTCTCCAAGCCCTATTCGCAGACCGTGCGCGAGACGTTCGGGCATTGA
- a CDS encoding dihydrodipicolinate synthase family protein codes for MSTINGAFPVLPTIFTDEGMVDEAGVRAVTDWALDCGVDGVVFPGLASEYDHLTLDERLHLIGLIGERVVGRAAFVCGAGGKSDEESEAVIAAAARAGASAAMVVTPGRDGVDRDGLAGFYRRLTAAADVPIMLQNAPAPMGLGLSPEAVLDIVRAAPGIRYVKEETVPCGQRITALREQGEGLLEGVFGGAGGRYITDELARGAIGTMPAVEIADLHVQLVAAHRAGDWARVRWLFERTLPLLNMQAIYRWRLTKEVLRRRGLIASAFVRAPGPALDKHDLRELDELLESLADLLTPTEAIAQRRAG; via the coding sequence ATGTCGACGATCAACGGGGCTTTTCCGGTCTTGCCGACCATCTTCACCGACGAGGGTATGGTGGACGAAGCCGGGGTCCGCGCTGTCACCGATTGGGCACTCGATTGTGGTGTCGATGGCGTCGTCTTTCCCGGGCTTGCGAGCGAGTATGACCATCTCACGCTCGATGAGCGGCTACACCTGATCGGACTGATCGGCGAGCGCGTCGTGGGCCGTGCCGCGTTCGTGTGCGGCGCGGGCGGCAAGAGCGACGAAGAGAGCGAAGCGGTGATCGCCGCCGCGGCGCGCGCCGGTGCCAGCGCCGCGATGGTAGTGACCCCCGGTCGCGATGGCGTCGACAGGGACGGCCTTGCCGGCTTCTACCGACGGCTTACGGCCGCGGCGGACGTGCCGATCATGCTCCAGAACGCGCCGGCACCGATGGGCCTCGGCCTCTCCCCCGAGGCGGTGCTCGATATCGTGCGCGCAGCGCCGGGCATCCGTTATGTGAAGGAGGAGACCGTTCCCTGCGGTCAGCGCATCACTGCGTTGCGTGAGCAGGGCGAAGGACTGCTTGAGGGCGTGTTCGGGGGCGCCGGCGGCCGCTACATCACCGACGAGCTGGCACGCGGCGCGATCGGCACCATGCCTGCGGTCGAGATCGCGGATCTGCATGTCCAGCTCGTCGCGGCCCATCGCGCAGGCGATTGGGCGCGCGTGCGCTGGCTGTTTGAGCGCACGTTGCCATTGCTCAACATGCAGGCGATTTATCGCTGGCGGCTGACCAAGGAAGTGCTTCGCCGCCGCGGCCTGATCGCGAGCGCCTTCGTCCGTGCGCCGGGGCCGGCACTCGACAAGCACGACCTGCGCGAGCTCGACGAACTGCTCGAAAGCCTCGCAGACCTGTTGACGCCCACCGAGGCCATCGCCCAACGTCGCGCCGGCTGA
- a CDS encoding TetR/AcrR family transcriptional regulator produces the protein MRAAALRELRERGARNVSMRGLAASLNISPMTAYRYYADKEELFRDLKSEISTRFTDALRAGTETSGEPRAQLYGAGVAYLEFAIANEHEYRLMFDEWLGDIEFRPEGALQNALSWQLLIDLLRRLNPGADDAELNGIGHVIWAALHGLAMLHLAGRVRLQPPVTKTAARQLEMLLGLISVRRLAMADSLSSLEG, from the coding sequence TTGCGCGCGGCGGCGCTTCGCGAGCTGCGCGAACGGGGCGCGCGGAATGTGTCGATGCGTGGGCTTGCGGCATCGCTGAACATCAGTCCGATGACCGCCTATCGCTATTATGCCGACAAGGAAGAACTGTTCCGCGACCTCAAGTCGGAGATCTCGACGCGTTTCACCGACGCGCTCCGCGCCGGCACCGAGACTAGCGGCGAACCGCGTGCGCAACTCTACGGCGCGGGCGTGGCCTATCTCGAATTCGCGATCGCCAACGAGCACGAATATCGCCTGATGTTCGACGAATGGCTGGGCGATATCGAGTTCCGGCCCGAGGGGGCGCTGCAGAATGCCCTCAGCTGGCAGCTGCTCATTGATCTGCTGCGGCGGCTGAACCCCGGCGCGGACGATGCCGAGCTGAACGGGATCGGGCATGTGATCTGGGCTGCGCTTCACGGTCTTGCCATGCTGCACTTGGCGGGCCGCGTCAGGCTTCAGCCTCCTGTCACTAAGACCGCCGCGCGCCAGCTGGAAATGTTGCTCGGTCTGATCAGTGTGCGCCGCTTGGCAATGGCTGACAGCCTGTCAAGCCTTGAAGGCTAG
- a CDS encoding MipA/OmpV family protein, whose product MPDKMLPPLMPIVLLLLPAPALAQAADETAPPEEEGWSGFVAIGPALAPRFEGSDEYRLVPFAIGTVRNGGVSVDLRGSQLRADIVPADRLALGPLVNVRLGRDSDAGGRVGVLDEIDAAVELGGFVGIRLGGDRTGQGQLQLDLTAIADVSGTHDGVLVTGGVTYLALRTQRFSLALDTQATWGDGAYTRTYFGITPGEATRSGLAAYDPGASLRDAGAGVTIGYQFDRRWGLLGRLGWSYLLGDAADSPIVRDEGSRHQGVAGLALSYRF is encoded by the coding sequence ATGCCCGACAAGATGCTGCCGCCGCTGATGCCGATCGTCCTGCTCCTGCTGCCTGCTCCCGCGCTGGCGCAGGCGGCCGATGAAACCGCTCCGCCCGAGGAGGAAGGCTGGTCCGGATTCGTCGCGATCGGACCCGCGCTCGCGCCGCGCTTCGAAGGTTCGGACGAATATCGGCTGGTTCCGTTCGCGATCGGCACGGTACGCAACGGCGGCGTGTCGGTGGATCTCCGGGGATCGCAGCTCCGCGCCGATATCGTGCCTGCAGATCGGCTCGCGCTCGGCCCGCTCGTCAACGTCCGCCTCGGGCGCGATAGCGACGCGGGTGGCCGCGTCGGCGTACTCGACGAGATCGATGCGGCGGTCGAGCTCGGCGGCTTCGTCGGCATCCGGCTGGGCGGCGACCGCACGGGACAGGGCCAGCTCCAGCTCGATCTGACGGCGATCGCCGATGTCTCGGGAACGCATGACGGCGTGCTGGTCACCGGCGGCGTCACCTATCTCGCCTTGCGGACGCAGCGCTTCTCGCTCGCGCTCGACACCCAGGCGACCTGGGGCGACGGCGCCTATACGCGGACCTATTTCGGGATCACCCCGGGCGAAGCGACGCGCTCTGGTCTCGCAGCCTATGACCCCGGCGCTTCGCTGCGCGATGCCGGGGCAGGCGTGACGATCGGTTATCAGTTCGACCGGCGCTGGGGGCTGCTCGGCCGCCTCGGCTGGAGCTATTTGCTCGGCGACGCCGCCGACAGTCCGATCGTGCGCGACGAGGGTTCCCGCCATCAGGGCGTTGCCGGACTCGCGCTCTCGTACCGCTTCTAG
- a CDS encoding TonB-dependent receptor — protein MAKGRVIALNVFGLALSSTSTLCYAQTAAQPGQVATAPRQQDGTSTPAPAAGEGAEEVIVTGIRESLAQSIDIKRNSDQIVDSIVAEDIGKLPDRNVAESLSRVSGVQVEQGIDEAKEISIRGLRQNRLEFNGRTLVSPYGRGPDGPDEGAYSVMTLIPSELVGRMDVTKSPAASNIEGSIGGTVNIMTRRPSASRPFFFGASVEGVYKDKSGKFSGRGTALVSKSLFDGTLGVSFGINYQKLNIRTDSFDSATGFRPFDSRFNNNPAGIPLDPNGDGSPVHWINDLRFQVLEEEREKLGLVASVNWTPSSRFRGYFDFLYARANTVRDRNWLAIPLQPTGSAYTQLTVDENENLIAGTFRATNIQGNGEVIQLPTNIYSGAVGGSWDVTDRLTISGEFAYSEASQDYTQSYLSTKTRTQQVVAFDFRDALVPAVTFPNGLDLTNPANFVFNTSFDNFFDYASKEVSGKLDVVQELDGFLRNVKLGVRYNRVDSDRGTYRNQVIFSGTSAPVTNFPGNWRVAEYPDFLEGVEGNFPRAYMTGVPLGTSDYVCEAIVATCEPQLFDPTSSYRLVETTYAAYGQADFRSSLFGIPFSGNVGLRYVRNEVDAFGWAGVRYDPDSVRPNNQFVRYDDWLPSASLRFEVAPRTLLRLGAARSMARADTTDLTPSFSVVESSGVATAGNPALEPFRVNSLDASLEFYPTKGAIYSVALFYKDVETFLYRRVFFEEIPGFTPDPVNNPDGLFAITRTVNGQGGKIKGLEAQMSQPLSFLPGPLDGLGVNATFTYVDSSTGIPDVRTGEDLPLQGLSKYNVNLVGYYEKGPIGVRLAWNWRSKYLSSISSGGSGTYYRPYDSLSASMNFDLNKNVKFYLEATNLTNTPNRRYSVFEEATQTYRLGGRTFTAGVRVRFGK, from the coding sequence ATGGCTAAAGGCCGCGTAATCGCTTTGAATGTCTTTGGGCTGGCGCTGAGCTCGACCTCAACGTTGTGCTATGCTCAGACCGCGGCGCAGCCTGGTCAGGTCGCGACAGCGCCGCGGCAGCAAGATGGCACCTCGACGCCAGCGCCGGCTGCTGGCGAAGGCGCCGAAGAAGTTATCGTCACGGGTATCCGCGAGAGCCTTGCCCAGAGCATCGACATCAAGCGCAATTCCGACCAGATCGTCGATTCGATCGTCGCCGAGGACATCGGCAAGCTCCCCGACCGCAACGTCGCCGAATCGCTCTCGCGCGTCTCCGGCGTGCAGGTCGAGCAGGGCATCGACGAGGCCAAGGAGATCTCGATCCGCGGCCTTCGCCAGAACCGGCTCGAATTCAATGGCCGCACGCTCGTCAGCCCCTATGGCCGCGGCCCCGACGGTCCAGACGAAGGCGCCTATAGCGTGATGACGCTGATCCCGTCCGAACTCGTGGGGCGGATGGACGTGACCAAATCGCCAGCTGCGTCGAACATCGAGGGTTCGATCGGTGGTACCGTCAACATCATGACGCGCCGGCCTTCGGCCAGCCGGCCGTTCTTCTTCGGCGCCTCGGTGGAGGGTGTCTACAAGGACAAGTCGGGCAAATTCTCCGGGCGCGGCACCGCGCTGGTCTCCAAGTCGCTGTTCGACGGCACGCTCGGCGTGTCGTTCGGCATCAACTATCAGAAGCTCAATATCCGCACTGATTCGTTCGACAGCGCCACGGGCTTCCGGCCGTTCGACAGCCGTTTCAACAACAATCCCGCGGGCATTCCACTCGACCCGAACGGCGACGGATCGCCGGTTCACTGGATCAACGACTTGCGGTTCCAGGTCCTTGAGGAAGAGCGCGAAAAGCTTGGCCTCGTGGCGAGCGTCAACTGGACGCCGTCATCGCGGTTCCGTGGCTATTTCGATTTCCTCTATGCGCGCGCCAATACCGTGCGCGACCGAAACTGGCTCGCCATCCCCCTGCAGCCCACCGGGAGCGCCTATACCCAGCTCACAGTCGATGAGAATGAGAACCTGATCGCCGGCACCTTCCGCGCGACCAACATCCAGGGGAATGGCGAGGTCATCCAACTCCCCACCAACATCTATTCGGGCGCGGTGGGCGGCAGCTGGGACGTGACCGACCGGCTGACGATCTCGGGCGAGTTCGCCTATTCCGAGGCGAGTCAGGACTATACCCAGTCCTATCTGAGTACCAAAACGCGCACCCAGCAGGTCGTCGCCTTCGATTTCCGCGACGCGCTGGTGCCGGCGGTCACCTTCCCCAACGGCCTCGATCTCACCAATCCGGCGAACTTCGTGTTCAACACCTCGTTCGACAATTTCTTCGACTATGCGTCAAAGGAGGTGTCGGGGAAGCTCGATGTCGTCCAGGAACTGGACGGCTTCCTGCGCAACGTGAAGCTGGGTGTGCGCTACAACCGGGTCGATTCCGATCGCGGCACCTATCGCAATCAGGTCATCTTCTCGGGCACCTCGGCGCCGGTGACCAACTTTCCGGGCAACTGGCGCGTCGCGGAATATCCCGACTTCCTGGAGGGCGTGGAGGGGAATTTCCCGCGCGCCTACATGACCGGCGTGCCGCTCGGGACCTCGGACTATGTGTGCGAGGCGATCGTGGCGACGTGCGAGCCCCAATTGTTCGATCCGACCTCGTCCTACCGGCTCGTCGAGACCACCTACGCGGCCTATGGCCAGGCCGATTTCCGCTCGTCGCTGTTCGGCATTCCCTTCTCGGGCAATGTCGGGCTGCGCTATGTGCGCAACGAGGTCGACGCATTCGGCTGGGCCGGCGTCCGCTACGATCCCGACAGCGTGCGCCCCAACAACCAGTTCGTGCGCTATGACGACTGGCTGCCGAGTGCGTCGCTGCGCTTCGAGGTGGCGCCGCGGACGCTGCTCCGCCTGGGCGCCGCGCGCAGCATGGCGCGCGCCGACACCACCGACCTGACGCCGTCCTTTTCGGTCGTCGAATCCTCGGGCGTCGCTACGGCCGGCAATCCAGCTCTCGAGCCGTTCCGCGTCAACTCTCTCGACGCTTCGCTTGAATTCTATCCGACAAAGGGCGCGATCTATTCGGTCGCCCTTTTCTACAAGGACGTCGAAACCTTCCTCTACCGGCGTGTCTTCTTTGAGGAGATTCCGGGTTTCACGCCGGACCCGGTGAACAATCCCGACGGCCTCTTCGCGATCACCCGCACGGTCAACGGCCAGGGCGGCAAGATCAAGGGCCTCGAGGCCCAGATGAGCCAGCCGCTGAGCTTCCTGCCGGGTCCTCTCGACGGGCTCGGGGTCAATGCCACCTTCACCTATGTCGACAGCAGCACCGGTATCCCCGACGTGCGCACCGGCGAGGATCTGCCGCTGCAGGGGCTTTCGAAATACAACGTCAATCTCGTCGGCTATTATGAGAAGGGGCCGATCGGCGTGCGGCTCGCCTGGAACTGGCGGAGCAAATATCTCTCCAGCATCTCGTCTGGCGGCAGCGGTACCTATTATCGTCCCTATGACAGCCTCTCGGCGTCGATGAACTTCGACCTCAACAAGAATGTGAAATTCTATCTCGAGGCGACCAACCTCACCAACACGCCGAACCGCCGCTACAGTGTGTTCGAGGAGGCGACGCAAACCTACCGGCTCGGCGGGCGCACCTTCACCGCTGGCGTGCGCGTCCGCTTCGGCAAGTAA
- a CDS encoding mandelate racemase/muconate lactonizing enzyme family protein: MDDRIERIEAFVVTIPRDTPYLGPLGAGEQVNTRGYFVRKSNRTIYPTQDRSVVVRVTTRNGVVGWGETYGLTAPKVIGTFIDDLIAPIVTGRDPFDVAVLWEDLYDILRVRGYGGGFYLDAVAAVDIALWDICGRIAGLPIRKLLGGERRQSIPAYISGLPRATLDERVALAKNFADQGFTAFKIAAAVSWDGLDRELGALREALGPEARLMVDFHWMHGRGDAAQLIRRLERHDLAFAEAPLKTEDVAGLAYVARSVTTPIAAGEEWRTVYDAEPRLTAGAVAIVQPEMGHTGITQFMRIAQLASAHHIPTIPHATIGTGIFLAASLQASAAILDLPMHEYQHSIFDRNAALLDGALACEAGAYRLPEGPGLGVAPGEGLWSYAEAI; this comes from the coding sequence ATGGACGACCGGATCGAACGCATCGAAGCCTTCGTGGTCACCATTCCACGCGACACGCCCTATCTCGGGCCGCTCGGCGCGGGCGAGCAGGTCAATACGCGCGGCTATTTCGTGCGCAAGTCCAATCGCACCATCTATCCGACGCAGGACCGTTCGGTGGTCGTCCGGGTCACCACGCGCAACGGCGTGGTCGGCTGGGGCGAGACCTATGGCCTCACCGCCCCGAAAGTGATCGGCACCTTCATCGATGACCTGATCGCGCCGATCGTCACCGGCCGCGACCCGTTCGACGTCGCGGTGCTGTGGGAGGACCTCTACGACATCCTGCGCGTGCGCGGCTATGGCGGGGGCTTCTACCTCGATGCGGTGGCCGCGGTGGACATCGCGCTGTGGGACATCTGCGGCCGCATCGCCGGCCTTCCGATCCGCAAGCTACTCGGTGGCGAGCGGCGCCAGTCGATCCCCGCCTACATCTCCGGGCTGCCGCGCGCGACGCTCGACGAGCGCGTGGCGCTGGCGAAGAACTTCGCCGACCAGGGCTTCACCGCGTTCAAGATCGCCGCGGCGGTGAGCTGGGACGGGCTCGACCGCGAACTCGGCGCGCTGCGCGAGGCGCTGGGTCCCGAGGCGCGGCTGATGGTCGATTTCCACTGGATGCACGGCCGCGGCGACGCCGCCCAGCTGATCCGGCGGCTCGAACGCCACGACCTCGCCTTCGCCGAAGCGCCGCTGAAGACCGAGGATGTGGCCGGGCTCGCTTATGTCGCGCGCTCGGTCACGACACCGATCGCTGCGGGCGAGGAGTGGCGCACGGTCTACGACGCCGAGCCGCGGCTCACCGCCGGCGCGGTCGCGATCGTCCAGCCCGAGATGGGCCATACCGGCATCACCCAGTTCATGCGTATCGCCCAGCTCGCAAGCGCGCACCACATTCCGACGATTCCGCACGCGACGATCGGAACCGGAATCTTCCTTGCCGCCAGCCTTCAGGCATCGGCGGCGATCCTCGATCTGCCGATGCACGAGTATCAGCATTCGATCTTCGACCGGAACGCGGCGCTGCTCGACGGCGCTCTGGCATGCGAGGCGGGCGCCTATCGCCTGCCCGAGGGACCGGGCCTGGGCGTGGCGCCGGGCGAGGGCCTCTGGAGCTACGCCGAGGCGATCTGA